One Flagellimonas sp. CMM7 genomic region harbors:
- a CDS encoding sulfite exporter TauE/SafE family protein — MTLNLIVILFLVGLANGFYSGLMGTGGNVILIPALDLVLAPLGISEPELVKFIIAHSLFITIFNGFAVSYKQYRIGNFYLKEVLLIGIPAVLAGYMMSEIVKASHWYDKIYFDILFLVMVSLVAIRFLFFRTNNTVSNRQEKLQNGKLMHYMLGLFTGVTTALSGFGGGIVIIPSLTDVFGVQIRKASSISIGVVMLLAIGVTASYISFDTSEQIQQVLPNQFGYISMSLVLPILLGVFLAAPFGVKMAHRTKPALLRLIFGGVMVLIIAKTIFGFI, encoded by the coding sequence ATGACCTTAAATCTTATCGTCATCCTTTTTTTAGTAGGTCTTGCAAATGGTTTTTATTCTGGATTAATGGGGACGGGAGGCAATGTTATCCTTATTCCGGCGTTGGATCTGGTTCTGGCGCCATTGGGTATTTCAGAGCCTGAATTGGTTAAATTTATAATCGCACATTCTCTTTTTATAACCATATTCAATGGATTCGCCGTGAGCTATAAGCAATATAGAATAGGCAATTTTTATCTTAAGGAAGTTCTGCTCATTGGTATTCCGGCAGTTTTGGCCGGTTATATGATGTCCGAAATAGTTAAGGCTTCTCATTGGTACGATAAAATCTATTTTGACATACTCTTTTTAGTTATGGTCTCTCTTGTGGCAATTAGGTTTTTATTCTTTCGCACAAATAATACGGTTTCTAATAGACAGGAAAAACTCCAAAATGGGAAACTAATGCACTATATGCTTGGTTTGTTTACGGGAGTGACCACAGCACTTTCTGGTTTTGGTGGTGGCATTGTTATAATTCCTAGCCTAACAGATGTTTTTGGAGTCCAAATACGCAAAGCAAGCTCTATTTCTATTGGAGTGGTAATGTTATTGGCAATTGGGGTAACTGCCAGCTATATAAGTTTTGATACCTCAGAACAAATACAACAAGTATTACCTAATCAGTTTGGTTACATTTCCATGAGTTTGGTATTGCCTATATTGTTGGGTGTGTTTTTGGCAGCACCGTTTGGTGTAAAAATGGCCCATAGAACCAAACCTGCACTATTACGACTCATTTTTGGTGGAGTAATGGTTTTAATAATAGCCAAAACCATTTTTGGATTTATTTGA
- a CDS encoding sulfatase, with protein sequence MNWRLGVVCLFFLIMTCKKKESDIVEQIKPPNIIFIMSDDHGVQAISAYGHELSKLAPTPNIDRLAQNGILFKNAFCTNSICGPSRAVILTGKHSHINGFRMNGDRFDGNQATLPKYLQELRYKTAIVGKWHLHGKPQGFDYWDILNDQGNYYNPEFIKGSDTTVVEGYVTDIITKKGLDWLKRNQDTTQPFFLMVHHKAPHRNWMPALRHANLYDSIQFPLPNTYFKHFENQQAAKEQKQTIYEDMYEGHDLKMSIGYGSTELAHNPWTKDFERMSTEQRKRWDNAYLPKNNAFHNANHHGKELAIWKGQRYLQDYLATIAGVDEGVGEVLDYLEKTGLDQNTLVIYTSDQGFYLGEHGWFDKRFMYEESLRMPLLAQLPGKIKPGTITDAMVQNLDFAPTLLDLTGGTQYTKKMQGQSFKTLLDGTATDFKEVIYYHYYDFPAFHMVKKQYGIRTKRYKLIHFYDDIDAWEFYDLKKDPKELYNAIDDQGYKDIITKMHQKLDSIQEHYLVTEKEFETATKAEVDVADKAFKKLRGIPIK encoded by the coding sequence ATGAATTGGAGGTTAGGTGTCGTTTGTTTATTTTTTCTCATAATGACGTGCAAGAAAAAAGAAAGCGACATCGTCGAACAAATCAAACCTCCAAACATTATTTTTATCATGTCCGATGATCATGGAGTCCAAGCTATAAGTGCTTACGGCCATGAATTAAGTAAACTTGCCCCAACACCAAATATAGACAGGTTAGCTCAAAATGGGATTCTGTTTAAAAACGCTTTCTGCACGAATTCCATATGCGGTCCTAGTAGGGCTGTTATTTTAACAGGAAAACACAGTCATATCAACGGTTTTAGAATGAACGGAGATCGTTTTGATGGGAATCAGGCTACTTTGCCCAAATATTTACAAGAGCTAAGGTATAAAACCGCCATTGTTGGAAAATGGCATTTGCACGGAAAACCTCAAGGCTTTGATTATTGGGATATTCTTAATGATCAAGGAAATTACTACAATCCAGAGTTTATAAAAGGAAGCGACACCACTGTAGTCGAAGGCTACGTAACTGATATTATAACCAAAAAAGGGTTAGATTGGTTAAAACGAAACCAAGATACTACCCAACCATTTTTTTTAATGGTGCATCATAAGGCTCCGCACCGCAATTGGATGCCTGCATTACGGCACGCCAATTTATATGATTCCATTCAATTTCCACTTCCTAACACGTATTTTAAGCATTTTGAAAATCAACAAGCGGCGAAAGAGCAAAAGCAAACGATTTATGAAGATATGTATGAGGGACATGATCTAAAAATGAGTATTGGATATGGCAGTACAGAACTAGCTCACAATCCATGGACAAAGGATTTTGAACGAATGAGCACAGAACAACGAAAAAGATGGGATAATGCCTATTTGCCCAAAAACAACGCGTTTCATAATGCTAATCATCATGGCAAGGAGCTTGCCATATGGAAAGGGCAGCGTTATCTACAAGATTATTTGGCAACTATAGCAGGTGTTGATGAAGGTGTAGGTGAAGTTTTAGATTATTTAGAGAAAACTGGATTGGATCAAAATACATTAGTGATTTATACTTCCGATCAAGGTTTTTATTTAGGTGAACATGGTTGGTTTGATAAACGTTTTATGTACGAAGAATCTCTAAGGATGCCATTATTGGCCCAACTACCAGGAAAAATAAAACCAGGAACCATTACGGATGCTATGGTCCAAAATTTGGATTTTGCCCCTACTCTATTGGATTTGACTGGTGGAACACAGTATACCAAAAAAATGCAAGGCCAATCATTCAAAACATTGTTGGATGGGACAGCAACTGATTTTAAAGAGGTTATTTATTACCACTATTATGATTTTCCAGCTTTTCATATGGTAAAAAAACAATATGGAATACGCACCAAACGCTATAAATTAATCCATTTTTATGACGATATTGATGCTTGGGAATTTTACGATTTGAAAAAGGACCCAAAAGAGCTGTACAATGCTATTGATGACCAAGGGTACAAAGACATCATTACTAAAATGCATCAGAAGCTGGACAGTATACAAGAGCACTATTTAGTAACCGAAAAGGAGTTTGAAACTGCAACAAAAGCAGAAGTGGATGTTGCCGATAAAGCTTTTAAAAAATTAAGAGGTATTCCGATCAAATGA
- a CDS encoding endonuclease/exonuclease/phosphatase family protein, translated as MKNKILLAILALGTSTMYAQRLDVMSYNIRYDNPKDGLNSWEHRKDFLISQLNFYAPGVFGTQEGLIHQLKDIDQGLTDYSFFGIGRDDGNEKGEFTAIFYNKELYSLLEENTFWLSTTPEKPSRGWDAALPRICTYGLFKINGTEKQFYVFNAHFDHVGKEAKTKSSQLILNKIKELNKKKFPVIVMGDFNLESDAKGIQLLEEVLDDAHILAADNAYGPEGTFNGFHFTQPVTRRIDYVFVSGNTLKVLKSGILSDSKNYRYPSDHLPVLAKLEFIDK; from the coding sequence ATGAAAAATAAGATTCTATTGGCCATTTTGGCACTTGGCACTTCAACGATGTATGCACAACGTTTAGATGTTATGTCCTATAATATTAGATATGACAACCCTAAGGATGGTCTAAACAGTTGGGAGCACCGAAAAGACTTTCTTATTTCGCAACTCAACTTTTATGCTCCAGGGGTTTTTGGAACCCAAGAAGGATTGATTCATCAATTGAAGGACATCGATCAAGGTTTAACCGATTATTCATTTTTCGGAATTGGTCGAGACGATGGGAATGAAAAAGGTGAGTTTACAGCGATTTTCTATAATAAAGAACTGTATTCGCTATTGGAAGAGAACACCTTTTGGTTATCCACAACACCAGAAAAACCTTCTAGGGGATGGGATGCCGCATTGCCAAGAATATGTACCTACGGTTTGTTCAAAATAAATGGGACGGAGAAACAATTTTATGTTTTCAACGCGCATTTTGATCATGTTGGAAAAGAGGCCAAAACCAAAAGCTCACAGTTAATTTTAAACAAAATTAAAGAGTTGAATAAAAAGAAATTTCCTGTAATTGTTATGGGTGATTTTAATTTGGAAAGCGATGCAAAAGGCATTCAATTACTTGAAGAAGTTTTGGATGATGCACATATTTTGGCCGCCGATAATGCCTATGGCCCCGAAGGAACTTTTAATGGGTTTCATTTTACACAACCAGTAACCCGAAGAATAGATTATGTCTTTGTTTCCGGGAATACGCTCAAAGTGCTTAAAAGCGGCATTTTAAGTGATTCTAAAAATTACAGATACCCTTCTGACCACCTTCCTGTACTTGCAAAACTTGAGTTTATTGATAAATAG